One genomic window of Anguilla anguilla isolate fAngAng1 chromosome 13, fAngAng1.pri, whole genome shotgun sequence includes the following:
- the LOC118210696 gene encoding basic salivary proline-rich protein 1-like, with amino-acid sequence MASMQDGLNLSAPPYGKVLVLGAIAAASAFVVTILIVLLCVGCQRKGKSHNSPSEGTKHRLMDMSILRQSKLRSISKSDTKLHEMNRLNCNGKKASKNRPASMDLLLLPSRRSNSDLRGQQSRQLPQIPTTPGDRDHTYSEVGGRGSPPRCQDDALYEMVGGRAGETDTPAPPAPANTPAPPSPPPGEAKAGGNGLPGGNGVPLPDPGLGPQDPVTAEYACIRKVRKVDKIPRAGAEPAEPDPLNAPPPPHPLSQKIPRKHVEPFHLHSFPKEAVFMGNGEQYIWKPPEDDDLAMFPPKHMGPQEVEAGTQTQVSDMYSKVCKPGKKKRAVPGSPPAGRDNNGHRTLARGCGGGAEREAGGGGGAGFSVVVKPQSWSTGAQQEGGRCAEDHCYESIPGEKAWPPGEPSSSQEAEMAGWKRERPPPPPNAAATLRPRKKKEKPPPPQPQKSLPNKALAPENLYESIGDLKHGVASSSTTTIFTFNDGMEMYVTGL; translated from the exons ATGGCCTCCATGCAGGACGGGCTGAACCTCAGTGCGCCCCCGTATGGAAAGGTCCTGGTGCTGGGGGCCATCGCTGCTGCCTCCGCCTTTGTCGTCACCATCCTCATCGTTCTGCTATGTGTGGGCTGCCAGAG GAAGGGGAAGTCCCACAATTCCCCATCAGAAGGGACCAAACACAGGCTCATGGACATG agTATACTCAGACAGTCCAAACTGCGTTCCATCAGTAAATCGGACACAAAGCTGCATGAGATGAATCGGCTCAACTGCAACGGCAAGA AGGCTTCTAAGAACCGTCCGGCCAGCAtggacctgctgctgctgccgagCCGGCGCTCCAACTCGGACCTGCGGGGCCAGCAGTCGCGGCAGCTGCCCCAGATCCCCACCACGCCCGGCGACCGGGACCACACCTACTCCGAGGTGGGCGGCCGGGGCTCCCCGCCCCGCTGCCAGGACGACGCCCTGTACGAGATGGTGGGGGGCCGGGCGGGGGAGACGGAcacgcccgcccccccggcccccgccaacacgcccgccccccccagcccgccgCCGGGCGAGGCGAAGGCCGGCGGCAACGGCCTGCCGGGCGGGAACGGGGTCCCCCTCCCGGACCCCGGCCTGGGCCCCCAGGACCCCGTCACCGCCGAGTACGCCTGCATCCGCAAGGTCAGGAAGGTGGACAAGATCCccagggcgggggcggagccggccgAGCCAGACCCCCTTaacgccccgcccccgccacacCCCCTCAGCCAGAAGATCCCCAGGAAGCACGTGGAGCCCTTCCACCTCCACTCCTTCCCCAAG GAGGCTGTTTTCATGGGTAATGGAGAGCAGTACATATGGAAACCCCCGGAAGATGATGACTTGGCCATGTTCCCGCCCAAACACATGGGCCCCCAAGAGGTAGAGgctggaacacagacacag GTTTCTGACATGTACTCCAAAGTGTGTAAACCGGGCAAGAAGAAACGGGCAGTGCCGGGGTCACCCCCTGCAGGCAGAGACAACAACGGGCACAGGACCCTGGcacgggggtgtgggggtggggcggagcgagaggctgggggcgggggcggggcagggttcAGCGTGGTGGTGAAGCCTCAGTCCTGGTCTACCGGTGCCCAGCAGGAGGGGGGAAGGTGCGCGGAGGACCACTGCTACGAGTCCATCCCTGGGGAGAAGGCGTGGCCGCCGGGGGAGCCAAGCTCCTCCCAGGAGGCTGAGATGGCGGGCTGGAAGAGGGAGCGGCCACCGCCCCCGCCCAACGCCGCCGCCACTCTGAGGCccaggaagaagaaggagaagcccccgcccccgcagccGCAGAAGTCCCTGCCCAACAAGGCCCTGGCGCCCGAGAACTTGTATGAGAGCATCGGCGACCTGAAGCACGGCGTGGCCagctccagcaccaccaccatctTCACCTTCAACGATGGCATGGAGATGTACGTCACGGGCCTGTAG